A window of Sutcliffiella cohnii contains these coding sequences:
- a CDS encoding DUF3231 family protein: MKKTGLTSAEIGILWTNYMQNSMSLQILKYFNKTVDDDEIKTVVKTAIVNAESVLHEITLFFTEANLDIPVGFTEKDVNLSAPKLFSDYFMLVFLEIMGKTGLVAYALSQGVSSRKDVRDFFSKNLMNTSKLFDLCVDTAKEKGTYVNPPLIKIQKGVEFIEGKKYFKQGIPPFYKRSLNAIEITHLFENIKTNTLGVLACTAFGQTTKSREVKKFLEDGKHISEKHVRIFTKALIEMDITPSMNHDMAITDSTTTVFSDKLIMYLMSVLSASGQGNYSAASTASMRYDLVLDYQRLSVEIALFAKDGLDIMLKHNWMEEPPQALDRNQLSNIQN; the protein is encoded by the coding sequence GTGAAAAAAACAGGATTAACTTCTGCTGAGATTGGAATTTTGTGGACTAACTATATGCAAAATAGCATGTCGTTACAAATATTAAAATATTTTAATAAGACAGTTGATGATGATGAAATAAAAACAGTAGTAAAAACTGCGATTGTTAATGCGGAGAGCGTTCTACATGAAATCACACTATTCTTTACAGAAGCTAATTTAGATATACCTGTAGGTTTTACCGAAAAAGACGTGAATCTTTCAGCCCCTAAATTATTTTCCGACTATTTTATGCTCGTTTTTCTAGAAATCATGGGGAAAACTGGTTTAGTAGCTTATGCACTATCACAAGGAGTTAGTTCACGTAAAGATGTTAGAGATTTCTTTTCCAAAAATTTAATGAATACATCGAAATTGTTTGATCTTTGTGTAGATACAGCTAAAGAAAAAGGTACATACGTTAATCCCCCGTTAATTAAAATTCAAAAAGGGGTAGAATTTATTGAAGGAAAGAAATATTTTAAACAAGGAATCCCACCTTTTTATAAACGCTCCTTAAATGCAATTGAAATAACTCATCTATTTGAAAATATTAAAACCAACACACTTGGTGTTTTAGCATGCACTGCTTTTGGACAAACAACAAAGTCGAGAGAAGTTAAGAAATTTCTCGAAGATGGCAAACATATATCTGAAAAGCATGTTCGGATATTTACGAAAGCATTAATAGAAATGGATATCACCCCTTCTATGAATCACGATATGGCCATAACTGATTCCACTACTACTGTATTTTCTGATAAATTAATAATGTATTTAATGAGTGTACTAAGTGCTAGCGGGCAAGGGAATTATTCTGCCGCATCTACTGCTAGTATGAGATATGATTTGGTTTTAGATTATCAGCGGTTATCCGTTGAAATAGCCCTCTTCGCGAAAGATGGACTTGATATTATGTTAAAACATAATTGGATGGAAGAACCACCGCAAGCTCTAGATAGAAATCAATTATCCAATATACAAAATTAA
- a CDS encoding potassium/proton antiporter gives MLEGAFNVDYFVLLIGLLLIAGVITTKFSTKLGVPSLVLFILVGMLVGSDGLGFIYFDNAKHAQLIGIVALVIILFEGGLETKWSNVRPVMWPSLSLATLGVVLTTTIVAFAAKLILNVSYTEAFLFGAIVGSTDAAAVFAVLKGKNIRPKLASTLEAESGTNDPMAVFLTISFIEILLASDPNYFTLVGNFFWQMGFGLFIGLALGKLASISINKINLDSSGLYPVFALAFALLTYSIAAFIGASGLLAVYVAALVIGNNDLTYRQSIFRFNEGFAWMMQILMFVILGLLVFPGQLFQWDIIWKGLLLSIILMLVARPIAVFISTFKLGYGRKERIFLSWAGLRGAVPIVLATFPMIAGVPNSQLFFNVVFFVVLTSTLVQGSTITLVASKLGLTGPKKITPMHSLELVSIGKANAEIIEFHVEEDADVVGLSLSTINFPTGTLINAIIRKDQLVTPTGDTTIQEDDILYILVSRIHKKQVETLLKKKKEVNIEELDFEQEKSS, from the coding sequence ATGTTAGAAGGTGCCTTTAACGTTGACTATTTTGTACTTTTAATTGGGCTATTGTTAATAGCTGGAGTTATCACTACAAAATTTTCAACGAAACTTGGTGTTCCGTCACTAGTCCTATTTATATTAGTTGGGATGTTAGTAGGTAGTGATGGACTTGGATTTATTTATTTCGATAACGCGAAACACGCTCAGCTTATAGGAATTGTTGCACTCGTTATTATTTTATTTGAGGGTGGTTTAGAAACGAAGTGGAGCAACGTTAGACCAGTAATGTGGCCATCACTATCACTTGCCACACTTGGTGTAGTATTAACAACGACCATTGTAGCATTCGCTGCAAAATTAATTTTAAATGTTAGCTATACGGAGGCGTTTTTATTCGGTGCGATTGTAGGATCAACAGATGCGGCAGCTGTATTTGCTGTATTAAAGGGGAAAAACATTCGTCCGAAATTAGCGTCTACACTTGAAGCGGAATCTGGAACGAATGATCCGATGGCTGTTTTTTTAACAATATCCTTTATTGAAATTTTATTAGCTTCAGACCCAAATTACTTTACGTTAGTTGGAAACTTCTTTTGGCAAATGGGGTTTGGCTTATTTATTGGTTTAGCACTTGGAAAATTAGCTTCTATTTCTATTAATAAAATAAACTTAGATTCCAGTGGCCTTTATCCTGTTTTTGCCTTAGCTTTCGCATTATTAACTTATAGTATTGCAGCATTCATAGGTGCAAGTGGTTTATTAGCGGTATATGTAGCTGCTCTAGTTATTGGAAATAATGATTTAACTTATCGACAATCGATATTCCGTTTTAATGAAGGTTTTGCATGGATGATGCAAATATTAATGTTCGTCATTTTAGGATTGTTAGTTTTCCCTGGTCAATTATTTCAGTGGGATATTATTTGGAAGGGACTCTTATTATCTATTATTCTAATGTTAGTAGCTAGACCAATCGCAGTATTTATCTCTACTTTTAAACTTGGTTATGGCCGAAAGGAACGAATTTTCCTCTCTTGGGCAGGTTTACGTGGGGCTGTACCAATTGTATTAGCGACTTTTCCGATGATTGCAGGAGTGCCCAACAGTCAACTATTTTTCAATGTAGTATTTTTCGTTGTACTAACATCTACGTTAGTACAAGGATCCACGATTACACTAGTTGCGTCTAAATTAGGACTTACTGGGCCGAAAAAAATAACCCCAATGCACTCACTTGAATTAGTATCGATTGGTAAAGCAAATGCAGAAATTATTGAATTCCACGTTGAAGAAGATGCCGATGTCGTTGGCTTGTCATTATCTACTATTAACTTTCCAACAGGTACATTAATTAATGCCATCATTCGTAAGGATCAGCTCGTAACTCCAACAGGAGACACAACGATACAAGAAGATGATATTTTATATATTTTAGTATCTCGAATTCATAAAAAGCAAGTTGAAACATTATTAAAGAAAAAGAAAGAAGTTAATATAGAAGAACTTGATTTCGAACAAGAAAAAAGTTCGTAA
- a CDS encoding YbaK/EbsC family protein → MSIERVKEHFKKWNKESEIMEFETLSATVEQAAETIGVEPARIAKTLSFRGKEDKAVLVVAAGDAKIDNKKFRQTFGVKARMLSPEEVLEQTGHAIGGVCPFGLVNELDVYLDISMKRFETLYPACGSTNSAIQLSCQEIYEYSYAKDWVDVCKGWQETEENNRSNNEKISTL, encoded by the coding sequence GTGTCAATTGAAAGGGTAAAAGAACATTTTAAAAAGTGGAATAAAGAATCGGAAATTATGGAGTTTGAAACGTTGAGTGCGACAGTTGAACAGGCTGCTGAAACTATTGGAGTCGAGCCAGCTCGTATCGCTAAAACATTGTCATTTAGGGGAAAAGAAGATAAAGCAGTTTTAGTAGTGGCAGCTGGAGATGCTAAAATTGATAATAAAAAGTTTCGCCAAACGTTCGGAGTAAAAGCGCGGATGCTTTCTCCAGAAGAAGTGCTAGAACAAACAGGACATGCTATCGGTGGTGTTTGCCCATTTGGATTAGTTAACGAATTAGATGTTTACCTAGATATTTCGATGAAGCGGTTTGAGACGTTATATCCTGCATGTGGAAGTACAAACTCAGCCATCCAATTATCTTGCCAAGAGATATATGAATATTCATATGCGAAGGATTGGGTTGATGTTTGTAAAGGATGGCAAGAGACAGAAGAGAATAATCGTTCAAACAACGAAAAAATATCAACCTTATAA
- a CDS encoding TVP38/TMEM64 family protein, translated as MTIVNRKNIFRTLLLLATAYTIYILLQFEGFSLLLDGDIEGLRAMMEDNLLSTIFFTLLFMVIQNAVSVIPLILIVTINVLFFGFAYGYVWSFFTSVIGCIITFLVVRFWLQDFFMDKLNETIQKKIEENGTFFVFISRLVPVAPTSLINIASAVSTVSFKQYLIGTLFGNMIYIFFLSLIPLGLMSAEVEKFVLILIAIIAIPLFLYRKKLRFAKVKAKATNE; from the coding sequence GTGACGATCGTAAATAGGAAAAATATATTTCGAACATTGTTGTTATTAGCAACTGCATATACAATATATATTCTTTTACAATTTGAAGGCTTTTCTTTATTGCTAGATGGCGATATAGAAGGGTTACGCGCAATGATGGAGGATAACTTATTATCGACTATATTCTTTACATTGTTGTTTATGGTGATTCAAAATGCTGTTTCGGTCATTCCACTCATACTAATTGTAACGATTAATGTACTATTTTTTGGTTTTGCTTATGGCTACGTGTGGAGTTTTTTTACTAGTGTTATAGGTTGTATTATTACATTTTTAGTAGTTCGCTTCTGGTTACAAGACTTTTTTATGGATAAATTAAATGAAACGATTCAAAAAAAAATCGAGGAAAATGGAACATTCTTCGTTTTTATCTCGAGACTTGTACCAGTTGCTCCAACAAGCTTAATTAATATTGCCTCTGCGGTTAGTACAGTTAGCTTTAAGCAATATTTGATAGGTACACTTTTCGGAAACATGATTTATATATTCTTTTTATCATTAATACCACTTGGGTTAATGTCAGCTGAAGTAGAAAAATTTGTTTTAATTTTAATAGCTATTATTGCCATTCCTTTATTTTTATATCGAAAAAAGTTACGATTTGCGAAAGTGAAAGCAAAAGCAACGAATGAATAA
- a CDS encoding MATE family efflux transporter, with protein sequence MKQYDFTNGNIMKQMLFFSAPLLLTNLLQVSYQFIDSLWVGNLLGANALGAVAVSSTVIFTVLSFIIGINNAALTILSQQKGREDESGLKKYLNAFVVILTTLSLLLGFIGFLFAENILRWMSTPEAMVQDATIYLQINFLGILLLFGYNFIATVLRALGDSKTPLYFVIIAVILNTVLDPLFIYVFNLGIAGAAYATLVAQGVAFVAGLIFILKKKLAPFTIPFVPKKEEAWLILKLGIPSGLQMTVIAAGVMAIMSVVNSFGEGVVAGFGAAQRLDSIIMLPAMALGTAVNSMAGQNIGAGKWNRVRQISIYGIVYNFAIMLLIAILIVFVAEWSINLFIQETEAVSFGVKYLITIAFFYPFLGINFILNGVVRASGAMFQVLVLNIISFWILRYPLTYLFSNWWGEDGIAYGMGVSFVISSVFAYAYYRYGKWKKVKLFQVN encoded by the coding sequence ATGAAACAATACGATTTTACAAACGGAAACATAATGAAACAAATGTTGTTTTTTTCAGCACCATTACTACTTACAAACCTTTTACAAGTATCCTATCAATTTATCGATAGCCTATGGGTCGGAAATTTATTAGGAGCCAATGCTCTAGGCGCTGTGGCCGTATCAAGTACAGTCATCTTTACTGTATTATCTTTTATTATCGGAATAAACAATGCGGCGTTGACAATTCTATCGCAGCAAAAGGGAAGAGAGGATGAAAGTGGGCTAAAAAAATATTTAAATGCTTTTGTCGTTATTTTAACCACACTATCCTTACTGCTAGGATTTATCGGCTTTTTATTTGCGGAAAATATTTTACGTTGGATGAGTACCCCGGAGGCAATGGTTCAAGATGCTACAATTTATTTACAAATTAATTTTTTAGGGATTTTGTTACTATTTGGTTATAACTTTATTGCTACCGTACTTCGAGCGTTAGGTGATAGTAAAACTCCTTTATATTTCGTCATTATCGCTGTTATTTTAAACACTGTTTTAGATCCTTTATTTATATATGTTTTCAATTTAGGAATAGCAGGCGCTGCTTATGCAACATTAGTTGCACAAGGTGTTGCCTTTGTTGCTGGACTAATTTTTATTTTAAAGAAAAAATTAGCACCGTTCACGATTCCATTTGTCCCAAAAAAAGAAGAAGCATGGCTAATTTTAAAATTAGGCATTCCTTCAGGCTTACAAATGACAGTTATTGCTGCCGGTGTAATGGCCATTATGTCAGTTGTAAACTCTTTCGGTGAAGGTGTTGTAGCCGGGTTTGGAGCAGCACAGCGACTTGATAGCATTATTATGCTACCAGCGATGGCTTTAGGAACAGCTGTAAATAGTATGGCTGGACAAAACATAGGAGCGGGAAAATGGAATAGAGTGAGACAAATTAGTATTTATGGAATTGTATATAATTTTGCTATTATGTTACTCATTGCAATATTGATCGTTTTTGTCGCAGAATGGTCTATTAATCTATTTATACAAGAAACTGAAGCTGTTTCATTTGGTGTCAAATATTTAATTACAATTGCATTCTTTTATCCTTTCCTTGGAATTAACTTTATATTAAATGGTGTTGTTAGAGCATCAGGAGCGATGTTCCAAGTATTAGTTTTAAATATAATTTCGTTTTGGATTCTTCGCTATCCACTTACGTACTTATTCTCTAATTGGTGGGGTGAAGACGGAATAGCATATGGGATGGGAGTAAGCTTTGTTATTAGTAGCGTCTTTGCTTACGCTTATTACCGTTACGGAAAATGGAAAAAGGTAAAGCTCTTTCAAGTAAACTAA
- a CDS encoding GntR family transcriptional regulator has product MIVNNDGTKPIYMQIAEWVETEILNGNFVSEDKVYSQYQLAEMFNINPATAAKGLSLLVEDHILYKKRGLGMFVTNDALELIRHKRKNQTLKRLIKEIVLESGRLGVSENELISMIKEVAGEETTE; this is encoded by the coding sequence TTGATTGTAAATAATGACGGAACAAAACCAATTTATATGCAAATAGCAGAATGGGTTGAAACTGAAATTTTAAACGGGAACTTCGTAAGTGAAGACAAAGTGTATTCACAGTATCAGCTGGCGGAAATGTTTAATATAAATCCGGCAACTGCTGCAAAGGGATTAAGTTTATTAGTAGAAGATCACATTTTGTATAAAAAACGGGGGTTAGGAATGTTTGTTACAAATGATGCGTTGGAATTAATTAGACATAAACGGAAAAATCAGACGTTGAAAAGATTGATCAAAGAAATAGTTTTAGAATCTGGGAGACTTGGGGTAAGTGAGAATGAGCTCATAAGCATGATAAAAGAGGTAGCGGGGGAGGAGACGACAGAATGA
- a CDS encoding tyrosine-type recombinase/integrase: protein MKYVEAIKKIEDIQAIKQFLKDQSLRDYLLFVMGINTGLRISELLCLRWEDVLDNDGDVKEFLQLPNLPPIYLNQQVQISISEYLNNELPNQDHFIFQSKKLSGPISRQQAYRIINSAAKEVGIPDKIGTHTLRKTYGYHAFNKGIAISLLQKIFNHTSSSETLRYLGITKCKDSPVKIDVNL from the coding sequence ATGAAGTATGTCGAAGCAATCAAAAAAATAGAAGATATTCAAGCAATAAAGCAATTTTTAAAAGACCAATCGTTACGTGATTATCTTTTATTTGTAATGGGAATTAATACCGGCTTGCGAATTAGTGAGTTACTATGTTTGCGTTGGGAAGACGTTCTCGATAATGATGGCGATGTAAAAGAATTTCTACAATTACCTAACCTACCTCCTATTTATTTAAATCAACAAGTACAAATATCCATTTCAGAATATTTAAACAACGAATTACCGAATCAAGATCATTTCATTTTTCAATCAAAAAAACTGTCAGGACCAATATCAAGGCAACAAGCTTATCGGATTATTAATTCTGCAGCGAAAGAGGTAGGAATTCCAGATAAAATTGGTACTCATACTTTAAGAAAAACATATGGTTACCATGCTTTTAATAAGGGTATTGCGATTTCCCTTTTGCAAAAGATATTTAATCATACTTCATCTTCCGAGACGTTAAGGTATTTAGGAATTACTAAGTGTAAAGACTCTCCTGTGAAAATTGACGTTAATCTTTAG
- a CDS encoding ATP-binding cassette domain-containing protein, giving the protein MNVIECEGLSKKYGRHEALRNISFTLSENKIVGVIGRNGAGKTTLLKIIAGFYKETSGRIHVFGEKPFNSLLASVNCIYIDDYMSLPTALNLSEILQTCESFYPNWDRGLAEALFDYFQFQPKQRHNTLSKGKRNTFYTIIGLASRCPLTIFDEPTTGMDAAVRKDFYRALLKDYLAHPRTILLSSHHLEEIEDLLEEVLLIKNGETFLHTSMDDLKEYAIGLSGKKEAIETCISAESVLYEKELGLDSVYKVVKNSLGVREACLKNQVVISPVSAQDVAVYLTANTKGGIDDVFRDR; this is encoded by the coding sequence ATGAATGTGATCGAATGTGAGGGTCTGTCGAAAAAATACGGTCGCCATGAAGCATTACGAAATATATCTTTTACACTAAGTGAAAATAAAATTGTAGGCGTTATCGGCCGAAATGGCGCTGGAAAAACGACGTTATTAAAAATAATAGCTGGATTTTATAAAGAAACGTCAGGAAGAATTCACGTTTTTGGGGAGAAGCCTTTTAATAGTTTATTAGCATCTGTTAATTGTATTTATATTGATGATTATATGAGCTTACCGACCGCATTAAATTTAAGTGAAATATTACAAACTTGTGAGTCGTTTTATCCAAATTGGGACAGGGGACTTGCTGAAGCATTATTTGACTATTTTCAATTTCAACCGAAGCAGAGACATAATACTCTCTCAAAAGGAAAGCGAAACACTTTTTATACCATTATCGGCTTAGCTAGCAGATGTCCATTAACAATTTTTGATGAACCGACAACAGGTATGGACGCAGCGGTTAGAAAAGACTTTTACCGGGCGTTATTAAAGGACTACTTAGCACACCCACGTACTATTCTTCTATCAAGTCATCATTTAGAGGAAATAGAGGATTTACTCGAAGAAGTTCTTCTCATCAAAAATGGAGAAACGTTTCTTCATACGAGTATGGATGATTTAAAGGAATATGCGATTGGTTTGTCAGGTAAAAAAGAAGCTATTGAAACATGTATTTCTGCTGAAAGCGTGTTATACGAGAAGGAACTAGGTTTAGATTCTGTTTATAAAGTGGTGAAAAATTCATTGGGGGTAAGAGAAGCTTGTTTGAAAAATCAAGTAGTAATTAGTCCGGTATCCGCCCAAGATGTAGCCGTTTATTTAACTGCCAATACGAAAGGAGGAATAGATGATGTCTTTCGCGACCGTTAG
- a CDS encoding MFS transporter: MKEPLWTKSFIMLIFANLFLFMSFQMLIPTLPPYIKSLGASGFEIGLVTAMFSIGAVLCRPYIGFLLRFSARKPLVVLSAVALLFVTIIHPITQIVAIVLIIRLLHGIAWGISTTANGTAAVDIVPNSRLGEGMGYFGLSVTIGMIVAPSLGIFLYQVTTFTNLIYISSFLGVIAIILFSVVQYETPEEVRKAKKEEIPFSYFGSFIEKSSWYPALITVMVTFGYGTIVTFIVIFGDERGIKQIFLFYLLNAIMASISRPIAGKWFDKHGPKSLVVLCISLAFIGLWVVSLAHSNLMIAIAGVLFGVGFGSLIPTLQSWTLSQTPPERRGVANGMFFSSIDLGIGLSGLIFGVVAQFVEIAVLFQISSIFLIIALFFVLFQRKEKRRVLPQPQKISS, translated from the coding sequence ATGAAAGAACCACTATGGACCAAATCTTTTATTATGCTAATATTTGCAAATCTTTTTCTTTTTATGTCATTTCAAATGCTTATCCCAACATTGCCACCTTATATAAAATCGTTAGGTGCGTCAGGGTTTGAAATTGGTTTAGTGACCGCAATGTTTTCCATTGGAGCTGTATTGTGCAGACCATACATTGGATTTTTATTAAGGTTTTCAGCACGAAAACCGTTAGTTGTTTTATCAGCTGTTGCGCTATTATTTGTAACGATCATACATCCGATAACACAAATTGTTGCCATCGTTTTAATAATTCGTTTGTTGCACGGAATAGCTTGGGGGATTTCCACTACTGCAAATGGAACAGCAGCAGTTGATATTGTACCGAATTCAAGGCTAGGGGAAGGAATGGGCTACTTTGGTCTATCTGTAACGATAGGTATGATTGTTGCACCAAGTTTAGGTATCTTTCTTTATCAAGTAACAACGTTTACAAACTTAATCTATATATCTAGTTTTTTAGGAGTTATTGCGATTATTTTATTTTCTGTCGTTCAATATGAAACACCTGAAGAAGTTAGAAAAGCAAAGAAAGAAGAAATACCATTTTCCTACTTCGGATCGTTTATCGAAAAATCGAGTTGGTATCCTGCGCTTATCACTGTTATGGTAACATTTGGTTATGGAACAATCGTCACATTTATCGTTATTTTTGGCGATGAGCGGGGAATAAAACAAATCTTCCTTTTCTATCTTTTAAATGCAATAATGGCATCTATATCTAGACCAATTGCTGGTAAATGGTTTGATAAACATGGACCGAAAAGTTTAGTAGTACTATGTATTTCGTTAGCTTTTATTGGCCTGTGGGTTGTATCGCTAGCTCATTCTAATTTAATGATCGCAATTGCTGGAGTTCTCTTTGGAGTAGGTTTTGGCTCCTTAATCCCAACGTTACAATCTTGGACATTATCTCAAACTCCGCCGGAAAGAAGAGGAGTAGCAAACGGGATGTTTTTTTCGTCCATTGATTTAGGAATCGGATTAAGTGGACTTATCTTCGGTGTTGTTGCTCAATTTGTTGAAATAGCCGTACTTTTCCAAATCTCAAGCATATTCCTTATCATCGCTCTTTTCTTTGTTCTATTTCAAAGAAAAGAAAAAAGACGTGTGTTACCGCAACCACAAAAAATTTCTTCCTAA
- a CDS encoding small multi-drug export protein — protein MVSFLLEVWEYILVFIFAAIPWFEIALIIPLAIIGGLNPVLVALVAFLGNLATVYLLVIFFEKFKAWREKKRKVDEPSKSKKGKRAYKIWNRYGLPGLSFLGPIVIGSHIAAFIGLILGANKKSTIIWQTMSLAVWTLIFVVVTYFGLDFLNIGKG, from the coding sequence TTGGTATCTTTTTTACTAGAAGTTTGGGAATATATATTAGTTTTTATTTTTGCTGCAATTCCGTGGTTTGAAATTGCTCTTATTATTCCACTTGCTATAATTGGTGGGTTAAATCCAGTTTTAGTAGCACTTGTTGCTTTTTTAGGCAATTTAGCTACGGTTTACCTATTAGTTATCTTTTTCGAGAAGTTTAAAGCGTGGCGAGAAAAGAAGAGAAAAGTTGATGAACCAAGTAAGTCCAAAAAAGGAAAGCGTGCTTATAAAATTTGGAATCGGTACGGACTTCCAGGTTTAAGTTTTCTAGGACCAATTGTCATTGGCTCTCATATTGCTGCGTTTATTGGGTTAATACTTGGTGCAAATAAGAAAAGTACAATTATTTGGCAGACGATGAGTTTAGCAGTTTGGACTTTAATATTTGTTGTCGTTACTTACTTTGGGTTAGATTTCTTAAATATCGGAAAAGGTTAG